Proteins encoded together in one candidate division WOR-3 bacterium window:
- a CDS encoding epoxyqueuosine reductase, translating into MQICNVEKFEVGYADLEGLLDPIWNNYRYGISIMRKLDDKIIDGIVNGPTEEYFDHYNEVNEELNFAAGQIANLLNNNGIEAVPIKATLDESDLDKNFSKTLKYTLSHKMVATRAGLGWIGRTDLLISKRFGPRIRMASVLTDKKISETGVPIEKSMCDNCCLCVKKCPVGASTGMTWKKGVEREEFYDAFKCRDYARKISGERINKEVSLCGICFSVCPVGRR; encoded by the coding sequence ATGCAGATCTGCAATGTTGAGAAATTTGAAGTTGGGTATGCGGATTTGGAGGGATTGCTGGATCCCATATGGAATAATTACAGATATGGAATATCCATAATGAGGAAACTCGACGACAAGATAATAGACGGGATTGTAAACGGACCGACAGAGGAATACTTCGATCATTACAATGAAGTCAATGAGGAATTAAATTTTGCGGCCGGCCAAATCGCGAACCTTTTAAATAACAACGGAATAGAAGCGGTGCCGATAAAGGCTACGCTCGACGAAAGCGATCTGGATAAAAATTTCAGTAAAACTCTAAAGTATACGCTGTCACACAAAATGGTCGCAACGAGGGCAGGTCTCGGGTGGATCGGCAGAACGGATCTTTTAATATCGAAAAGGTTCGGCCCCAGAATCAGGATGGCTAGCGTTTTGACCGACAAGAAAATATCAGAAACAGGCGTGCCTATAGAAAAGAGTATGTGTGATAATTGTTGTTTGTGCGTCAAAAAATGCCCGGTCGGTGCTTCGACGGGAATGACTTGGAAAAAAGGGGTGGAAAGAGAGGAGTTCTATGACGCGTTCAAGTGCAGGGATTACGCGAGAAAGATATCAGGGGAAAGGATAAATAAAGAGGTAAGTCTCTGCGGTATATGCTTCAGTGTGTGTCCGGTGGGGAGAAGATAA
- a CDS encoding class I SAM-dependent methyltransferase — protein MENADRRVYSVDHAGALDTNLRKLVHNPKRILWPYLGTGMTALDLGCGPGFFTLEMAKIVGKTGKVIAADIQEGMLEKLREKISGSEFEGMICPYKCPDDRIGLNEKVDFVLMFWMLHESADPAGLIKEVKSILNKYGRILLCEPFFHVSKKDFRKSLDMFKNSGFVFVDEPKVFLCRSALLEA, from the coding sequence ATGGAAAATGCGGACAGGAGAGTGTACTCTGTAGATCATGCCGGAGCTCTGGACACAAACTTACGGAAACTTGTTCATAATCCCAAAAGAATTCTCTGGCCGTACCTGGGGACAGGTATGACCGCGCTTGACCTGGGCTGCGGACCTGGATTTTTCACCTTGGAAATGGCAAAGATAGTGGGAAAAACAGGAAAAGTCATTGCCGCCGATATTCAGGAAGGAATGCTCGAAAAACTCAGGGAAAAAATATCCGGGTCGGAATTCGAAGGAATGATTTGCCCATACAAATGTCCGGATGACAGGATAGGTCTGAACGAAAAGGTCGATTTCGTCCTGATGTTCTGGATGCTCCATGAATCTGCAGATCCGGCAGGACTGATAAAAGAGGTAAAATCAATTCTGAACAAGTATGGGAGAATTCTGCTCTGTGAGCCTTTTTTTCACGTGTCAAAAAAGGATTTCAGAAAATCTCTGGACATGTTCAAGAACAGCGGATTTGTATTTGTCGACGAACCAAAAGTATTCCTATGCAGGTCTGCGCTTCTAGAAGCATAG
- a CDS encoding iron hydrogenase small subunit has translation MSELIKLIIDNKEIISEKGKTILETAKNAGIYVPTLCYHEDLKPSGSCGLCVVEIEGQQVPKRACCTLAEDGMNITTNSKKLRGMRKSLLELILSDHDVSCPSCSANGKCELQTLSELLGADTNKYAKIQSNEDLDESSVSVIRDPKKCIQCGRCVTVCNEIQTVSAIHFVERGFGVNVNTFFKKGLGESTCVNCGQCAAVCPTGAIRESIEIEEVWNSIFDPDKTVIVQEAPSVRVSIAEEFGMEPGQATPGKMYAALKKIGFDYVFDTNFTADLTILEEGSELVKRIKEGGSLPLITSCSPGWIKFMETFFPDYAQHISTCKSPQQMFGALSKTYFAKEYGIDPSKIVSVSIMPCTAKKFEAKRPEMRDSGFQDVDYVLTTREFVKMIREAGIDFKNIKPAEADDLMGQYTGAGTIFGATGGVMEAAIRSAWYLLTGENMKDLDIKPVRGQEGIKEASLKIPTRDFGELNIKVAVAHGLGNARQLLEKIREQLMNTGKSEYAFIEIMACPGGCVGGGGQPLGSTMAKKARRGEGLYAEDRSMAKRQSHENPAVMSPKGIYAKFLGEPLGELSHKLLHTSYWQRCTIDGSCEKEISHKH, from the coding sequence ATGTCTGAACTGATAAAACTGATAATAGACAACAAAGAAATAATATCTGAAAAAGGAAAAACTATACTCGAAACGGCGAAAAATGCCGGCATCTATGTGCCGACTCTTTGTTATCACGAAGATTTGAAACCTTCGGGATCGTGCGGTTTGTGTGTTGTCGAAATTGAAGGTCAACAAGTCCCGAAAAGAGCCTGCTGTACACTCGCTGAAGATGGAATGAATATTACGACGAACTCCAAGAAGTTGAGAGGCATGAGAAAATCACTGCTCGAACTCATTTTGTCAGATCACGACGTTTCCTGTCCTTCCTGTTCGGCCAACGGCAAATGCGAACTTCAAACTCTATCAGAACTTTTAGGTGCTGATACGAATAAATACGCAAAAATCCAGTCCAATGAGGACTTGGACGAATCAAGCGTTTCGGTAATAAGAGATCCAAAAAAATGTATACAATGCGGCAGATGCGTTACTGTCTGCAACGAAATTCAAACGGTGAGCGCGATACATTTTGTGGAAAGAGGATTTGGAGTCAACGTCAACACGTTTTTCAAAAAGGGATTGGGGGAGAGTACATGTGTAAATTGCGGCCAGTGCGCTGCTGTCTGCCCCACAGGAGCGATAAGAGAATCAATTGAAATCGAGGAGGTTTGGAATTCAATATTCGATCCGGACAAAACAGTAATAGTACAGGAGGCTCCGTCGGTTAGAGTTTCAATCGCCGAAGAATTCGGTATGGAGCCGGGACAAGCAACACCGGGAAAGATGTATGCCGCTTTAAAGAAAATCGGTTTCGATTATGTATTCGATACCAATTTCACAGCCGATCTGACTATTCTCGAGGAAGGATCTGAACTCGTAAAAAGAATAAAAGAAGGCGGCTCTCTTCCTCTGATAACCTCCTGTTCTCCGGGTTGGATAAAATTCATGGAGACTTTTTTTCCTGATTATGCTCAACACATATCTACGTGCAAATCTCCCCAGCAGATGTTCGGAGCGCTTTCCAAAACTTATTTTGCAAAAGAGTACGGAATTGACCCTTCAAAAATAGTAAGCGTTTCGATCATGCCATGCACGGCAAAAAAATTTGAGGCTAAAAGACCTGAAATGCGCGACTCAGGATTTCAAGACGTCGACTACGTCCTGACTACAAGAGAATTCGTTAAAATGATACGGGAGGCCGGTATAGATTTTAAAAATATTAAACCTGCCGAAGCTGATGATTTGATGGGTCAGTATACAGGTGCTGGGACGATTTTCGGCGCCACCGGAGGGGTTATGGAAGCGGCCATTAGATCGGCGTGGTATCTTCTTACCGGGGAAAACATGAAAGACCTCGATATAAAACCTGTCAGAGGTCAGGAGGGAATAAAAGAAGCGTCCCTCAAAATTCCTACGAGGGATTTCGGAGAATTGAACATAAAGGTCGCAGTGGCACATGGACTCGGCAATGCGCGTCAGCTTCTTGAAAAAATCCGCGAACAGTTAATGAACACCGGTAAAAGCGAATATGCATTCATCGAGATAATGGCCTGTCCAGGCGGGTGTGTTGGAGGCGGAGGACAACCTCTGGGGAGTACAATGGCGAAAAAAGCGCGAAGAGGAGAAGGACTTTACGCCGAAGATCGGAGCATGGCAAAAAGACAGTCTCACGAAAATCCCGCAGTGATGAGCCCGAAAGGCATATACGCGAAATTTCTCGGCGAACCCCTGGGCGAGTTATCACACAAACTTCTGCACACGAGTTACTGGCAGCGCTGTACAATCGACGGATCCTGCGAAAAGGAGATATCTCACAAACATTAG
- a CDS encoding NAD(P)H-dependent oxidoreductase subunit E — protein sequence MKVSDILQKYSKSRENLLSILHDLQNACKDKCLKMEDLIDVAEHIGVPCGQVYGIASFYSMFSFKPRGKYIIRICGSPSCDLMGSTQISKEIKKILGIAWGETTEDGLFTLEKSSCLGLCEMAPALMINGKPHGNLTPKKISEIISGMKEKIERKSSFVEKGIHDCKIGRKNILLEKCFPQKVAVGENDSAKFEALEKIFTEKISPEKILSELKESGLRGRGGAGFPAYLKWESAKNYPSKEKYIICNADEGEPGTSKDRILMENNPRQILEAMIIAGYVVGASRGYVYVRGEYEHSFEKLVNAAGKARERNYLGKNILGSGFDFDMEMRKGAGAYVCGDETALLESIEGKRGNPRIKPPFPTEYGLWENPALINNVETFFNIPEIVLYGGKWFRTLGTEKSSGTKLFTVSGKVQKPCVTEAEMGTTLKKIIEHAGGMKDEMKFKSALVGGASGTYLTKKQLNVSLDFESLKEIGAVLGSGSVLVIDEESSILTNLRAVLEFFLHESCGQCSPCRIGTRQLVELLETFETENELNEMIDICELMKSMSLCPLGQSLLNPVKSAVQNFSKELVREKKLRKSVEVENV from the coding sequence ATGAAAGTTTCGGATATTCTGCAGAAATATTCAAAATCAAGAGAAAATCTTCTGAGTATTCTTCATGATTTACAAAACGCATGTAAAGACAAATGTCTCAAAATGGAAGACCTTATTGATGTTGCGGAGCATATCGGCGTACCCTGCGGTCAAGTCTACGGGATTGCCTCTTTTTATTCCATGTTCAGCTTCAAACCGAGAGGTAAATACATAATAAGAATATGCGGTTCACCTTCATGTGATCTCATGGGATCCACTCAAATTTCAAAAGAGATAAAAAAAATCCTGGGTATTGCATGGGGAGAGACGACAGAAGACGGATTATTCACTCTTGAAAAATCGTCATGTCTCGGTTTGTGCGAAATGGCTCCTGCCCTGATGATAAACGGAAAGCCTCACGGGAATCTCACGCCGAAAAAGATTTCGGAGATTATTTCAGGCATGAAAGAAAAAATCGAAAGAAAATCGTCTTTTGTCGAAAAAGGCATACATGACTGCAAAATTGGTCGAAAAAACATACTACTTGAAAAATGTTTTCCTCAAAAAGTAGCTGTCGGTGAGAATGATTCGGCTAAGTTCGAAGCTCTGGAAAAAATATTCACTGAAAAAATCAGTCCCGAAAAAATATTATCGGAGCTGAAAGAATCAGGATTGAGAGGGAGAGGAGGAGCGGGATTTCCGGCATATTTGAAATGGGAAAGCGCAAAAAACTATCCTTCAAAAGAAAAATACATAATATGTAATGCCGATGAAGGCGAACCGGGAACGTCAAAAGACAGGATATTGATGGAGAACAATCCCCGGCAAATACTTGAAGCAATGATAATTGCGGGATACGTTGTCGGCGCAAGCAGGGGATATGTTTACGTCAGGGGAGAATACGAACATTCTTTTGAAAAGCTTGTCAATGCGGCAGGAAAAGCACGCGAAAGAAACTATCTCGGAAAAAATATATTAGGCTCGGGTTTTGATTTTGATATGGAAATGCGAAAAGGAGCCGGAGCTTATGTCTGCGGAGACGAGACAGCGCTTCTTGAATCGATAGAAGGTAAAAGAGGAAATCCCAGAATCAAACCGCCTTTTCCGACAGAATACGGACTTTGGGAAAATCCCGCTTTAATAAACAACGTCGAGACTTTTTTCAACATTCCGGAAATAGTTCTATACGGGGGGAAATGGTTCAGAACCCTGGGGACCGAAAAATCCAGCGGAACCAAACTTTTCACTGTATCCGGAAAAGTCCAAAAACCGTGCGTGACCGAAGCTGAAATGGGAACTACTCTGAAAAAAATTATAGAACACGCAGGCGGAATGAAAGATGAAATGAAATTCAAATCAGCGCTCGTCGGTGGTGCTTCCGGGACTTATTTGACAAAAAAGCAATTGAATGTGAGTTTGGATTTTGAAAGCCTCAAAGAAATCGGCGCCGTTCTCGGTTCGGGTTCTGTTCTCGTTATAGATGAAGAATCCTCGATACTGACAAACCTCAGAGCAGTCCTTGAATTTTTCCTCCACGAATCCTGCGGACAATGCAGTCCTTGCAGAATCGGAACGCGTCAGCTCGTTGAACTTTTGGAAACATTCGAGACAGAAAATGAATTGAATGAAATGATAGATATATGCGAGCTAATGAAGAGCATGTCTTTATGTCCTCTCGGCCAGTCTCTATTAAATCCGGTAAAAAGTGCGGTCCAAAACTTCAGTAAAGAGTTAGTGAGAGAAAAGAAACTCCGGAAATCAGTGGAGGTGGAAAATGTCTGA
- a CDS encoding MBL fold metallo-hydrolase, giving the protein MIEVKWFPPAWVQIKSEESVIYIDPSFINTYYENHPLKIILSKWPDETDGLPEKLEMADLILFTHEHRDHCNKMTVDHLKGKDTILIGPKKCKKEIGSQLKIMKAVEEFSAGDFRINTIQAYNPPKGSSVKKFHKKDSGIGYVVSIGSKKIYHPGDTGFIPEMKELSDIDVAFFPIDGMYTMDVDEAVQAALQISPKIAVPIHDMGKNDPNMFKEKLESESDVEARILTIGESIIL; this is encoded by the coding sequence ATGATTGAGGTAAAATGGTTTCCGCCTGCGTGGGTACAGATCAAGAGCGAGGAGTCAGTTATTTATATCGATCCCTCATTCATCAATACATATTACGAAAACCACCCGTTAAAAATAATACTGTCGAAGTGGCCCGATGAAACTGACGGTCTGCCTGAAAAACTGGAAATGGCTGACCTTATTCTTTTTACCCATGAACACCGGGATCATTGTAATAAAATGACAGTAGATCATCTAAAAGGCAAAGATACAATATTAATCGGACCCAAAAAATGCAAAAAAGAGATTGGGAGTCAATTAAAGATAATGAAAGCAGTCGAGGAATTTTCCGCCGGAGATTTCCGGATAAATACAATTCAAGCCTACAACCCGCCCAAAGGAAGCTCCGTTAAAAAATTTCACAAAAAGGATTCAGGTATAGGATACGTCGTGTCGATCGGATCAAAGAAAATTTATCATCCCGGCGACACGGGTTTTATCCCGGAGATGAAAGAGCTTAGCGATATCGACGTCGCGTTTTTCCCAATTGACGGGATGTACACTATGGACGTCGACGAAGCGGTTCAGGCAGCCTTGCAAATATCTCCTAAAATAGCTGTTCCCATTCACGATATGGGCAAAAACGACCCCAATATGTTCAAAGAAAAACTTGAAAGCGAATCCGATGTCGAAGCGCGAATTTTAACAATCGGGGAATCTATTATACTTTGA
- a CDS encoding nuclear transport factor 2 family protein, whose product MKFTSNLDLLKVFFEAENIRDWNLFRKFLHPDVEWTVFNDSEGVLIRGRDNYMDRIISNYKEKDTKFECENTFIDGECNQIVAVLVKETGERSIDIFNFKKRLIWKEWEFILHK is encoded by the coding sequence TTGAAATTCACAAGCAACTTAGATCTTTTGAAGGTTTTTTTTGAAGCCGAGAACATAAGAGACTGGAACTTATTCCGCAAATTCCTCCACCCCGATGTAGAATGGACTGTTTTCAACGATTCAGAAGGAGTTTTGATACGCGGAAGAGACAATTACATGGACAGAATAATATCCAACTATAAGGAAAAAGACACAAAATTCGAGTGTGAAAACACATTTATAGACGGAGAATGCAATCAAATTGTCGCCGTACTCGTGAAAGAAACGGGAGAAAGATCGATTGATATTTTTAATTTTAAAAAAAGACTGATTTGGAAAGAGTGGGAATTTATTCTGCACAAGTAA
- a CDS encoding LysO family transporter gives MLNILAMMAIGIAAGFLIRKKQKTVKFFDLASGASVYVLLFLLGISVGKNETIVSNLGSIGIRAISLAIGAVSGSVISSFLIFKIIFKDNND, from the coding sequence ATGCTTAATATATTGGCGATGATGGCAATCGGTATTGCCGCCGGATTCCTGATCAGGAAAAAACAAAAGACGGTTAAATTTTTCGATCTCGCTTCCGGTGCCTCTGTCTATGTACTTCTTTTCCTGTTGGGGATTTCAGTGGGCAAAAACGAAACAATAGTCTCCAATCTTGGCTCAATCGGAATCCGGGCAATATCTCTGGCGATCGGCGCCGTCTCAGGCAGTGTGATATCTTCTTTTTTGATCTTCAAAATCATTTTCAAAGATAATAATGATTAA